The Candidatus Ozemobacteraceae bacterium genome segment TCATGCGAAGCAAGATTCCCATTCTCTTCGGCGCCCTCATCGGCCTGGCATCGCTCTCGCCGCTAAGCCTCGAGAGCCCCGTCGCCCGGGCGCGCGATCTTACGGTCGAGGAGCGGCTGTTCCAGAAAGCCGAGCCGCTCTGCAGGGCCGGAAAGATCGAAACCGCCATGGATGACCTGAAGCGGGTTCTGAAGCTCAACCCCAGCCACGCCGGCGCCCTCTACTACGCGGGCGTGTACCGTGCAGGCAAGGGAGACCGGAAAGGCGCCGCCGCCGTTTTCCGCAAGATCCTTTCCGACCCCGCCTGGGGCTCTCTCGCCCGGGAACGTCTGGCCGAACTTTCGGTCAGGAACAGGCAGGAAGATCTCGCCCGTTCGATCAAAAGCTATCTCGAAGGCGAGGCATGGCCCGAGGCGCTTCAAAGCTGCAAGACGGCCCTCCAGCATGCTCCAGGCGATCCGAACCTCCTGTTCCTCACGGTGTATTCGGCCGTCATGGCGGGCGACAAGCGGTATGCCGAGGCCGCCTGGAACGCGTTCGGCGCCACATCCGCTCCTGCGACGGAGCGCGGCGACCTTCGCGATTTCATCGACGGCTGGTTCTGCCGCGACCATTCGCCCCGAGAAGGCCTCCAGCGCCTGATGGGCATCAAGGACGAGAGACTGCGGACGAAGGCGGTCCGCCGGACGATCCGCCGGATTCTCCTCGACCAGCAATTGTTCGACGAGTATGAGAAGATGCTGCTCGCCGAGCGCGACCGGCCCAATGCCGACCCCGCCTCGATCGAGCGCGAGCTGATCAAATTTTACGTCGATACCGGCCGCTATGATAAAGGCATGCAGCTGCTCTCGCGGCGCCCGATCGATTCGATGGCGGACAACCTCCTGTATATCAGGCTCCTGTCGGCTTCCGGCGACCATCTGAAGGCGATGACCGTCGCCCAGCAACTGATCGGCATGCAGCCCGACCAGCCGGAACCGCACGAGGCCTTTCTCAACGCATATATCCCGTTCGCCTCCCGGAACGGCGGTCTCAGCTCGCTCAAACCGGCCGAGCGAGAAAAATGGCAACGTCTCGTCAGAGAGGAGATCGACCGCTTCAAGGCTTCGCTCAACCCGTCCGAAACGCCGGCCACGGGCATGACCCTTGCGGCCCTGCGCAGCGCGGTCACGCTGAACGATTTCGGTATTGCCAGAAGCCTGCTGGAAATCGCCGGCCGGCTCCGGGTGGACGATTCCAACATCCGCGAGTTCCGCGCCGCCGCCGAGGATATGGCGGATAACGGCTTTCGGGCGGAGAGCACGACGCTGCTCGAAGCCGCTCTCGGACAGTATCCCGAAGACACGGGGCTGATGACGGCGCTCGCGAACAATTATTACCTCGACAATCGGGCGGCGGAAGCCGCCGTCATGCTCGAAACCGTCTTGGAAAAAGATCCGCGGAACATCCACACCCTGTTGCTCCTCGTCGATTGCCTGGCCGCTTCCGGCCAGCGCGAGCAGGCCAGGAACAAGCTCGTCGATGCCATTTCGCGAACCGACCTTCCGGACATGCTCCGGAACCAGTGCAAAGCCAAGCTGAACCTGATCGATATCGGCGCCGTGCCGACGGCCGCCACCGGAAGCGAACCGGAGTCGCCGCAGGCCGAACCCCTCCCAACCGACACCGGGGTGCAGGATACCGGCGACGCGCCCCAGACCGCCACCGAAGGAGCCTACGCCGGCTTCGAAGGCGTATCCGCCCCATGATCGTGAAAACCGCTCGACCGGCTGTCCGGCGAGCCTGCACAAAACCGAAAGCCTCAAGGAGGTCGAATGCTGATCGAAATCTTCACTGACGGGCGTGTTCTGATGGATGGCCAGGAAATGGGCCCTGCCTACCGGGCCGAGCATGCTCTGTACGAGTATCTGACGAACCCCCAGAAACTCCTGAACCAGGGCCAGGTTGCAGCCCGCAAGAAAGCCGCCTGACCGGCCTCATGACGAGAGCCCCCGTTCCGGACCCGGAACGGGGGCTCTCGCTCTGTGAGATAGCGATAGTTATCGAATTCAGACGGCTGGCAGTTCCTTGTCGCCGCGCATTTTCTTCTGGACGTATTCGAACAGCAGTTTCCAGTCTTCCTTGCCCTCGGTGAGCTTGTAGACGCGTTCGAACAGCGCCTTGGCCTCGTCGGGCTTGTCGAGTTTCTCGAGAAGCTCACCCTTGGTGCAGAGGGCCGGCGGGTATTCGGGCTCTTCCGCAAGCACGATCTCGATCTCCTTGAGGGCCTCGTCATACCTGTTCAGCTGCAGAAGGGCATCGCAGTAGTTGTTCCGGGCCTTGGAATCCTTCGGCCGAAATTTGAGCGTCAGCGCCCACTCCTCGGCGGCCGTTCGGTAATCGCCAAGATCGTAGCTCGTGTTGGCGAGATTGTAGTGATAGTCAGGATCTTCGGGGGAAAGCGCGATCGCTTTCCGGAACTCCTCGACGGCGTTCGCGAACTGGTTCGTGTTGTGGTAGGAGAGGCCGAGATAATGGTGCGTATCGGCAGCCTCCGGCTTGATGCGTGCGGCTTCGACAAGGGCACGGATGGCTTCGCGCAGAAACCCCTTCTGGTAATAGTGGTATCCGAGATTGAAGTAGGCGTGATCGAAATCCGGCTTGACTTCGATGGCCAGGTGCCAGTAATGCACCGCTTTTTCCTGCTGGTCCATTTTGTAGTATGTGTTGCCGATATTATAGAGAGCCTTGAAATATTTCGGATCGAGTTCGAGAGCTTTCTGGTAATACTCGATGGCCTCATCGTACTTTTCATCGCGGAAGTAGATGTTACCCAGCTCTTTGTACAACTCCGGATTTTTCGGGTCGGCCTTGATCGCTTCGGTCAGTTGAGCAAGTTTGTCGTCCATCATCCAATCCTGTCTGTGGGGATAGTAAAAAGCATAATGTGTACCCATTTTATCTGAAATGAAACGTATTGACAACACTCTCCCGTCCGGGAAAATGCTTCCGTTTCCCCCGGTCCCCTCCCGGGTCCTGTCCGTTCTTCTGCTGATGCTGATTTTGGCTTTGCAGGCGTCGGCAACGGAGATCGAAATATGGGATTATCCCCGCTGGCTCGAACCCGGCGAAACGATCGACCGGTTCGCATGGATGAAAAAGCAGATCAGGGCCTTCGAAGCCGAGAATCCCACGATCAGGGTGAAACTGACCGAAATGACGTGGAATCGCGGCGACGAGAAGCTGAAGATCGCCGCGATGGGCGGCAGGTATCCCGACATCGCGCCAGGCACCGTACCCCTGCTGTTCATCCGGGAAGGCCTGGTCGAGCCGATGGACGCATATCTCGAGCCGGGTGACCGGGAAGACTACCTCCCCGGTGCCCTCGAGGCCTACACGGTGGACGGGAAACTGTACGGATGGCCTTGGTATATGGGCGGCCAGCTTCTCTACGTGAACCGCTCGATCTTCGCCTCGGCCGGGGTCGAACTGCCCGGCGACGGGCGGTGGACCCCGGAGCGTTTCACCGAGGCGCTCGGCCTGGTTCAGCAGTATCAGAAGGGCCAGAACGGGCAGTATCCGCTCGGCATCTACTTCCAGAAAAACGAGACGGCGAACTTCCCGTTCATCCTCCAGTTCGGGGGCACCTGGCCGGGGTTCGGCGCCTCGGAACCCGGCGAGGCATCTGATATCGTCCGTGGTATAGAATGGCTCAGGGAGCTGATCGCAAAAGGGCTGATACCGCCAGACTCGGGCGGCCGCCAGTCGAACGACATCTGGACGGCGTTTGCGCGAGAGCACCGCATCGCGGCCGGCGCGTTCGGTCTCTGGGGGATCAAGGCGCTGACCGACAAGTATCCGATGGATTTCGATCTGATGCACTTTCCCGCGCCGGCCGGCACGCGGTCGGGCTCGTTTCTGGGCATCTCCGGCCTGTATCTGTTCCACCGCGACGATCCGGTCCGCATGAAGGCCGCGGCGAAATTCGCCCGGTTCGTCACCAGCGCCGAGCGTCAGCGCGACCTCGTGCGATACA includes the following:
- a CDS encoding tetratricopeptide repeat protein, producing MRSKIPILFGALIGLASLSPLSLESPVARARDLTVEERLFQKAEPLCRAGKIETAMDDLKRVLKLNPSHAGALYYAGVYRAGKGDRKGAAAVFRKILSDPAWGSLARERLAELSVRNRQEDLARSIKSYLEGEAWPEALQSCKTALQHAPGDPNLLFLTVYSAVMAGDKRYAEAAWNAFGATSAPATERGDLRDFIDGWFCRDHSPREGLQRLMGIKDERLRTKAVRRTIRRILLDQQLFDEYEKMLLAERDRPNADPASIERELIKFYVDTGRYDKGMQLLSRRPIDSMADNLLYIRLLSASGDHLKAMTVAQQLIGMQPDQPEPHEAFLNAYIPFASRNGGLSSLKPAEREKWQRLVREEIDRFKASLNPSETPATGMTLAALRSAVTLNDFGIARSLLEIAGRLRVDDSNIREFRAAAEDMADNGFRAESTTLLEAALGQYPEDTGLMTALANNYYLDNRAAEAAVMLETVLEKDPRNIHTLLLLVDCLAASGQREQARNKLVDAISRTDLPDMLRNQCKAKLNLIDIGAVPTAATGSEPESPQAEPLPTDTGVQDTGDAPQTATEGAYAGFEGVSAP
- a CDS encoding tetratricopeptide repeat protein, with product MDDKLAQLTEAIKADPKNPELYKELGNIYFRDEKYDEAIEYYQKALELDPKYFKALYNIGNTYYKMDQQEKAVHYWHLAIEVKPDFDHAYFNLGYHYYQKGFLREAIRALVEAARIKPEAADTHHYLGLSYHNTNQFANAVEEFRKAIALSPEDPDYHYNLANTSYDLGDYRTAAEEWALTLKFRPKDSKARNNYCDALLQLNRYDEALKEIEIVLAEEPEYPPALCTKGELLEKLDKPDEAKALFERVYKLTEGKEDWKLLFEYVQKKMRGDKELPAV